The DNA window CTCCGATCGCAACGCCCTAGAAGCCGCCCAAGCCCAGTTAAAACGCGACTCCGAGGGCATTACCTTCCTCATTCAACAGCGCCTCGCCGTCCGTCCTTCTGGTTTTCCCGGTATTTTAGGAACCGGGAGAATGGGTATCCCCAATGATGGGCCGATCTCCAGCGGTTTTGGCTGGCGAACCCACCCGATCCTCGGTTACGAACGCTTCCACGGGGGAATCGATTTTGCCTCAGACTATGGCAGTATTATCTTTGCATCCCAAGCCGGGGTTGTGATTTTTGCGGGCTGGTATGGCGGTTATGGCAATTCAGTCATTCTCGATCATGGGAATGGCATTACCACCCTATACGCCCATGCTAGCGAGTTATTTGTCCAAGAGGGGCAAACGGTGCAAGGGGGAGAAGCGATCGCCACCGTCGGTTCTACCGGACTTTCCACAGGACCTCACCTCCACTTTGAAGTCCGCGAAAACGGCGAACCCGTCGATCCGATGAACTACCTGTCTTAAAATCCTGTAACGTCTTATTTCCTTAGAAAGCGCGAACGCTTAAGATGGGTTAGCCCTTCGAGGAATACACCATCAGGACTCTATGCTAAAAGTGACGCAAGTGCCCCAGCAGGTTGCTGTTGAAGAAACATTTTATATAGAAGGGATCGCCTCAACCGAGCATATTGGCAAAAACTTAGTCTTAACAGTGGATAACCGCTATCAGTTTCCGGGTTCTGTGGTGAAACCGGATGGAACCTGGCGGTTTGCGTTTCGCTTTTTGCAGCAGGGCGATCGCGCAATGGAAGTTGCCGGAAGCGGGGAACAGATTGGCTTTACAATCCTAGTAACACCTACCAATCCTAAACCCCCCAGTTCGCCGCGTCTCAGTTTTACCACCATTCCAGCAACCATGATGGCTGAGGAACGCTTTACCCTTGCAGGGGAGGCGAAAGACTATCCCGATGGGTCTGAATTAGTCCTTTTAGTCGATGGTAAATACGAAATTGCTAGACCCCGCACCAGTTTCCAAAAATGGTCTACTCTGGTATTCTTCCATCAACCGGGTCAGCGCGTGGTGGAACTGGTGGGTTCCGAACAAGACCGGGCTAGGGTAACGCTAAATATCCAGCCTCCCCGGTTTAAAGTCTCTGTAATTACGCGCAGCACTTGGATTAACTCGCCAACTCCAGCCAGAATTGCGGCTTTGCAACCGAGACGCCTCACCCTACACCATACTTTTATGCGTCCAACCTTAGCCGCAAGTGCGACTGTGGCCCAGGAAAGTCAACGGATGCGCGATCTTTACGCCGATCATGTGAATGGCAATGGTTGGGATGATGTGGGCTACCACTACATTATTATGCCGAGCGGTCGGATTTTTGAGGGTCGTTCTGAGTTAAAGCGCGGGGCCCATGATGTGATTAATGATGGGTTAGGCATTGCGTTTGATGGCGATTATACCCGCAATTCCATTACAGAGGCTCAATATCAATCTGCCGTTCAGCTTTGCGCCCTGTTGTGCTACCGTTGCAGCATTGATAATCCCCTCACTTTAGTTCCCACGCCGACGGATACGTTTGGGACGCGCCTGTTACCTAGAATTATCGGTCATCGCGATCGCGTGGCTACGACTTGTCCGGGTTCGGAAGGCGGCCGAACGATCCGCATGGAGGAAATTCGCCAAGCGGTGGCTAAGTTATTGCGGGGGTAATTCGCCAAACTGTTCTTGATAGCGCCTCAACAACTCCTCTGGGGTTAAAATTCGATTGCCTTGGGCATCAAACCAATACAACCATTCGCGCTGCAACCCTCGGTGAATGCCAATTCCCCGACCAATACCTAAGCCAATTTCTGGCATCCATAGGGGTTCGCCAATTTGACGTTGATAGCGGCCATTCACTAAACGATAAACTTCAAATGCCTCTTGGCGGTCGCGCTGCCAAAAGTCGGGGTTATAGATGGCGTAATATAAAACGCCTAATTGAGCATAAGCCGATAGTTTTTCGTCATATTCTCCCCCTGGCGTTTGCGAAACAATTTCTAAAACAAAGCGAGGAACAATATCCTGTTCTTCCCACACGACGTAGCTTTTGCGTAGCCGATTGTCTCGAATTCGTTCAACCCCTAAACTTAAAAAAGCATCCGGCACGATGGGAACTCTAGGATTAATACCTGTGGTGTGGTAAATTCCCATATTGACTCCGAAGAACCAATCTAAGCGCTGACTCCAAACAAAACCGAGAATAAACCCTAATAAATTAGGAACCAGAGTATGCAGTTCGTTATCCACAGGTAAACCATCGGAGTCAGGGAGTCGATCGCTAGTGGGTAAACCGAGTTTGGGGTCAGATTGTAGCACGCTTACTTCCCTCTTAACTCTGGTTGGATCTTAGCTCAAGCCTATGGCGCTAATCAGTAAAATAGGGATAGTGACTTGGGGGCTTTTATGTCGGATGATGTGCGCGAGCGCTATTTCGCTTTAATCGATCGAATCGTAGAAATCACCCTGAAAGGTCAGATCCGCTCTAAAGAGCAAGTCTATCAGATGCTCGTCGATGAGATTGAAAGCGAGACAGGCGAAGTCTTTGAAAGCTGTTTAGACGAACGCCAGCGCGAAGTTCAGCATCAAATTGATAATGGCTTGCAAGCAGCCACCGCCACTCGTCGCCAACGGGCCTTAAAAACCATCCAAGGTGAGTGGGAACGCTGGCAA is part of the Desertifilum tharense IPPAS B-1220 genome and encodes:
- a CDS encoding peptidoglycan recognition family protein, which encodes MLKVTQVPQQVAVEETFYIEGIASTEHIGKNLVLTVDNRYQFPGSVVKPDGTWRFAFRFLQQGDRAMEVAGSGEQIGFTILVTPTNPKPPSSPRLSFTTIPATMMAEERFTLAGEAKDYPDGSELVLLVDGKYEIARPRTSFQKWSTLVFFHQPGQRVVELVGSEQDRARVTLNIQPPRFKVSVITRSTWINSPTPARIAALQPRRLTLHHTFMRPTLAASATVAQESQRMRDLYADHVNGNGWDDVGYHYIIMPSGRIFEGRSELKRGAHDVINDGLGIAFDGDYTRNSITEAQYQSAVQLCALLCYRCSIDNPLTLVPTPTDTFGTRLLPRIIGHRDRVATTCPGSEGGRTIRMEEIRQAVAKLLRG
- a CDS encoding Uma2 family endonuclease; its protein translation is MLQSDPKLGLPTSDRLPDSDGLPVDNELHTLVPNLLGFILGFVWSQRLDWFFGVNMGIYHTTGINPRVPIVPDAFLSLGVERIRDNRLRKSYVVWEEQDIVPRFVLEIVSQTPGGEYDEKLSAYAQLGVLYYAIYNPDFWQRDRQEAFEVYRLVNGRYQRQIGEPLWMPEIGLGIGRGIGIHRGLQREWLYWFDAQGNRILTPEELLRRYQEQFGELPPQ